Part of the Halalkalibacter krulwichiae genome is shown below.
ATGATTATGGGTGTAGAGTTTTTTGGACAAATGATTGCGCGTGAACGAGTTCCAGCACAAGTAGCTGAATTTTTCCTGAATGTAACCGACAATCAATTCCTTTTATTATTACTTATTGTCCTTTTATTACTAGTGTTAGGTACATTTATCGAATCTTTAGCTCTGCTGATTTTACTCGTACCAATTTTAGTTCCGGTAGCTGTAAATGCAGGGGTAGATCCAATCTTCTTTGGAGTTATCGTCATCTTGACGTTAATGATTGGTATTTTAACTCCACCGATGGGGATGGCGCTCTTTGTCGTAGCGAGGGCAGGTGAGATGCCAGTTGGCACAATCATTCGAGGGGTCATTCCGTTTCTCGTTCCACTATTCCTAACGGTGATTTTACTAATCATATTCCCAGAAATAGTAATGTTCCTACCAAATTTATTTGGTTAATTTGTTTCAGATAAAGGGTTGATAAAAATGAATTTTGCAGCAATTGATATTGGTGGAACAACGATTAAATATGCACTAGTAACAGAACATGGTGAAATAAGCGAAAAAGCAGCAGTACCAACACCTAAAACAGGAAAAAAAGCAATGGTAGATCAGTTGGTTGAAATCTGTAAGCGGCTTGATGCTAGAAAGAAAATCGATGCTGTGGCCATTAGTTCGGCAGGTCAAATTAATAGCCAAACAGGTGAAGTCATATTTGCTACGGATGCGATACCAGAATATGCAGGACTGAACATCATAGAAGAGTTGGAATCACGACTGAACAAGCCTGTTACAGTAGAAAATGATGTACATTGTGCTGCTTTAGGTGAGTATTGGGTAGGTGCGGCTAAAGGAAATGACAACTTCTTATGTTTAACATTTGGAACAGGTATCGGAGGAGCGGTCGTTAATAATGGCTTGATCTATCATGGTTCTACTTATTCAGCTGCCGAATTTGGTCATATTACTTTGTATCCTAATGGTTTGTCCTGTGTTTGTGGGGACCATGGTTGTTTAGAGATGTATGCTTCAAGCCTTGCTTTGGAAAAGAGGATCATGGATTTGACAGGACGAACTCAAGAAACTTTACCGATTTTTTTTGAAGAGGCTAGAAGTGGGAACATAGTTATAGAAGGGGTCATTGATTCATGGGTAGAAGATATAGCAGCTGGATTAAAAACACTTATTCACTCCTTTAATCCAAAGCAAATCGTCATTGGTGGTGGCATTTCAGCACAAGGTGAATACTTAATTAGCAAAATCCAAAAGAGTACGTACGCACGAATTATGCCATCTTTCAGCAAACAGCTTACCATTGACATGGCACAAAAAACGAATGACGCAAATTTACTGGGTGCTGTATATCATTCCTTAAAAGTGGTGTTTCCTTGAAGAAAGGAGCACCATTTTCAACTAACAGTACAATGAAAAAATATGTAAATAGAAGGGAAGAAAGGAGCTTCTAATGAGAGAGATTTCTGACCAAACTCTAATAGAAGCCTATTACGAAGCTCTAAAATTAAACTTGGATCTTGACTTTATCTTACTATTAGAAAAAGAATTAGCTTACAGGAAGTTACTCAATCCCAAAGCTGAAACTCATCCGACATAGGTATTCATTTAGAGATGTGTGTTTACTAGAGTTTAATAGAATAGTAAAAAAACGTGTAAATTAAAGGATTAGGAGAGGGTAATAATGAAAGGTATTATAACAGCTTTAATGGTTTCATATGACCAAGATGGGAACCTTAATGAAAAAGGGTTAAGAGAAATTATTCGATATAATGTAGATGTTTGTAAGGTAGATGGTTTGTACGTCAACGGAAGCACAGGCGAAAATTTTATGATTTCAACAGAAGAGAAAAAGGAAATCTTCCGTATTACAAAGGATGAAGTAAAAGGGCAAGTCCCGTTAATCGCTCAAGTTGGTTCTGTTAATTTAAGAGAAGCGATTGATTTAGCCAAATATGCAACAGATTTAGGATACGACGCTCTTTCAGCAGTTACTCCTTTTTATTACAAGTTTAATTTTAATGAAATTAAACATTACTATAACAGCATTATTAATGCGGTAGATAACAAAATGATTATTTATTCGATTCCATTCTTAACTGGTGTGAACATGAGCCTCGATCAATTTGCTGAGCTCTTTGAAAATGAGAAAATTATCGGAGTGAAGTTTACAGCTGGTGATTTTTATCTGTTAGAAAGAATGAGAAAGAAATTTCCAGAGAAATTGATTTATGGTGGCTTTGATGAAATGCTTCTTCCTGCTACGGTTCTAGGGATTGATGGAGCCATCGGCAGTACGTTTAATGTAAATGGACAACGTGCAAGGCAGATTTTTGAATTAGGCAAGCAAGGAAAAATAGAAGAAGCAAGAGAAATTCAACATGTAACCAATGACTTAATCTCTGAAATCTTAGATAATGGATTATATCAAACGATAAAAGAAATGTTAAAAGAAAAAGGTGTCGATGCTGGTTTCTGCCGTGAACCAATGGAGAAGCTTTCAGAGGAAAGAATTGCCAAGGCACGTTCAATCGCAAAGAACCATTTATAGTCTCTTAAACAAAGCACGTGTGAAGGAGTACGTAAAATGAAAATAATTGAGGTCGAAAACTACCAGGAAATGAGCAAACAAGCAGCACAATATATAATTGAAAAAATTAAGAAACAGCCGAAGCTAAAACTCGGATTAGCAACAGGAGGAACGCCCGTTGGCCTTTATCAAAAACTCATTGAAGATCATAGAGAGAATGGTACAGACTATTACGATGTGACCACATTTAATCTCGATGAGTATATAGGTCTTCAAGGTACAGACCCTAATAGCTATCGTTACTTTATGAACGATCAATTGTTTGATCATATTAACATTCAGAAAGAAAATACATTTATTCCTTCCGGTGTCAAAGAGGATAGTGAACAAGAAGCAAAAGATTATGAAGCAACGATTAAAAGTTACGGAGGAATCGATCTTCAAATACTAGGAATTGGCCAAAATGGTCATATTGGATTTAATGAGCCAGGAACTTCATTTGAATCGGCTACACACATTGTCCAGTTAGCTACCTCAACAAGAGAAGCGAATGCAAGATATTTCGCGCGGATGGAAGATGTACCTACAAAAGCGATTACAATGGGAATTGGAACGATTATGAAAAGCAAAGAAATCCTGTTACTAATCTCAGGTGATAGCAAAACCGAAGCCTTTAACCGCTTAGTAAATGGAGAAATTGATCCTCATTTTCCAGCTTCTATTCTCAGAAAGCATCCCGGTGTTACCGTTATCGCAGATCAGGCTGCCCGTTTAGGCGTGAAGGTGCATGGGTGAGAGATATTGAACGTGTAAAGGTTTACTCTATGTAAATCTTTACACGTTTTTTGCAATGTTATTTGGTTGAGGACGGAATCCGCTTGCAGGTGAAATGTTAATAATAGAACCACTTAAGCGATTTGCTTAAAGCGAAAAGTACCCAATAGGCTAACGCAATTATGAAAAGGTAGCAAACGAAAATAAAAATAGATGCCTGTCAGTTTATAAACTAACAGGCATCTATGATTTGAGTGAAAGATTATAGAGTTATCTTGTTGCCACAATCGATTTTCTTTTATAGAGCCATGAACCAAGAAGAAATGCAATGACGCCCCATAACACGATAATGCCAATTCCAGACCACAATGTACTTGAAAAGAGGCTTGTTTCATAGACCATACTTTCTCTTAAACCTTCAACGAAATAGGTGAGTGGAAGGATGTGAGAAAGGGGTTGGATCCACTCTGGCATTGTGTCAATTGGAAAGAACACACCACTTAAGAACATCATCACAAAGTTAATAATATTGACAATTCCCATATAAGCTTCAGTCGTTTGACTGAATGAAGAAAAGAGGTATCCAATTGCGTTAAAGGAAAGAGCCCCTAATAAGAAGACAACTACTAGACTTGTGAAGTTAATGTACAAATTGGCTCCAAAAACAAAGACGCCGATCAGAGAAAGTAACATAATTTGAATGACGCCAAACAACAAACGCATCGTCATATCGCTCAAGCCAAACAAACTCATATTGGCAGGAGTCATGCGCAATCTTTTGATCAGGCCTTTGCGGCGCATCTCTACTAAATCAACCATTCCAAACAGTCCACCTTGAGCAATCGCTAATGCGATCATTCCAGTAAGAAGAAAGTCGGTATAACTCAGATCATTACTTGATGAAGAAATCGATTCAAATGTTAATTCATATGTAGCGGTTGCACCGACGGCAAAAAGGTTGGCTTCTTGGACGAGCTGGTTTAACATTCCTGAAAGAGCCTGGGTAGTTACTTCTTGTTCGTTCTCTTTATTCACAACGAGTTGGATCGATGTATCCTCTTCAGATTCAGGTAAGACAATTGCAGCATCTACCTCTTGATCCATCACAAGCTGATAAGCTTCTTCTTGACTAACAGCCATGTCAGATTCAGTTTCAAGCACCGGGATTTGACTAATTTGATCAGAGAGCATTGCTGAGGTTGCATTTGGATTTTCGTCTACAATCGCAACATTTGCAGAAAACTCATTGTCAGAACTCCCACTGAAAATTGACATAAAGATGACCATCAAGATAACAGGGAAGAAAATCCCCCAAAACCAAGCTTGTTTTTCGCGGAAAGTCATTTTTAATTGGACAAGAAACATTTGTTTAAATTGTTTCAAGTTAATCCCTCCATTCCTTACCAGTGAACGTAATAAAAACATCCTCTAGACTCATTTCGCGGATGGAGACCTGCTCGACGGAATAATTCTTTTCTTTTGTAAACCCAAATAAGTTGTACAACGTGTCTTCTGGATTTGTTGTCCATAGTTTTAATGATGTATGTTCGAGCTCTGTACGTGAGACTGAATGAAGACGAGAAGAATAGTGATTGGCTTCCTCGGCAGCAAGTGGTCCATCAACAAAAGATAAATGAATTTCTCTTTCTTTCGTTAATTGATCAATGAGTGAAGAGGGGGTATCCAAAGTGACAACTTTTCCTTGATCAACGATACAAACGCGGTCACTTAACTTTTCAGCTTCTTCCATATAATGTGTCGTTAAAATCGTTGTTTTTCCTAATTCTTTTAACTGTAAAATGATATCCCAAATATTGCGTCGTGCTTGAGGGTCAAGACCTGTTGTCGGTTCATCAAGGAAGATAATCTCTGGATCGCTAATCATTGCAAGCCCAATCGCAAGCCTTTGACGCTGACCACCGGATAATTTTTTTACTTGATTGTTTCGGTGATCGGTTAAGTTGATTAGGGTAAGAATTTCCTCAGTTGGACGGGCCTTGTCGTAAAAAGTAGCAAAGAGGTTCAAGTTTTCTTGCGGAGATAATAAATCAAACATGGCACTTGATTGAGGCTGTACCCCGATTTTCTTTTTGATCATTGTTGCATGGTGATTCCAGTTCAACTCGCCAAAAGAGATTTCTCCATCATCTGGTGGAACAAGCCCTTCAATCATTTCCAGTGTCGTCGTTTTTCCGGCCCCATTTGGCCCAATGATGGTGAAGACTTCTCCAGCCTTGACTGAAAAGTTGATGTCCTGTACAGCGTGAATCGTTCCAAACGACTTTTTTAAGTTTTTCACTTCTAATACGGTCATTTTATTCCTCCTTATGAAACGAACTTCTCATCTTATATACGTTATAGATTTCTTAATAGTTTCAGAACTGCCACTTCAGATTAAGCGGCTTGGCGTATGTTTTTGTACAAATTGCCAAAAGTAAACAGAGATAATGCAGAATAAACTTTTGTTTTTACATCTCTTGATTAGACTTGAAACCTATACATTAGGAGGGATTCAGCTTGAGAAATATGAAGAAACCTATCATAGGATTAACGAGTTCAATTGTAAGTCATCACAATATCCCAAGTGTAAATTTACATACTAAATTTATTTCTTCAGTAAAAAGAGCTGGAGGAATCCCACTCATTATTCCGATCGGTACAGAAGAAATGTCAGAAGAATATGCTTCAATTTGTGATGGGTTGATCCTGACTAATGGAGAAGATGTCGATCCCTATTCTTTCAATGAAGAGCCAGATCCGCAAATAAAACAAACAAATGAAAATCGTGATAAATTAGAAATTGCGCTTGTGCAACAGGCTCAAAAGAAGAAAAAACCACTTTTGGGGGTATGTCGAGGAAATACGATGTTAAATGTTGCATTAGGAGGTACACTCATACAAGACATCCCTACACAAAATTCGAAGGCGATCAATCATCATCAAAAAGCAGATAGACCACAACCGACCCACTCGATTCAAATCAAAGAAGAAAGCTGGTTATATGAACTATTCTATACCTCTACAATGCGAGTGAATAGCTTCCATCATCAAGCGATTGATCAGCTCGGAAAAAACTTAAAAGTAGTTGCAGCTGCACCAGACGGAACGGTTGAAGCGATTGAAGGGATCTCTAAATGTCCTATTATGTGGGGCGTTCAGTGGCACCCAGAAGAAATGGCGAGTGAAGCTCCAACGATGCAACGGATCTTTGATGCCTTTATTGCTAAATGCGTGCATAATGATTAAAAATGAATATCTGGAGATGAACTTTGAGAAGGATGTGATGTGAATGGCAGATAGCAAACAAACTCAATATGTATGGTATGCCAGTTACGGCTCAAATTTAAGTAAGGATCGGTTTTTATGTTACATAAGAGGGGGGAAACCCGAGGGATCAACAAAGGTGGAAGTTGGTTGTAGAGATCAAA
Proteins encoded:
- a CDS encoding ROK family protein, producing MNFAAIDIGGTTIKYALVTEHGEISEKAAVPTPKTGKKAMVDQLVEICKRLDARKKIDAVAISSAGQINSQTGEVIFATDAIPEYAGLNIIEELESRLNKPVTVENDVHCAALGEYWVGAAKGNDNFLCLTFGTGIGGAVVNNGLIYHGSTYSAAEFGHITLYPNGLSCVCGDHGCLEMYASSLALEKRIMDLTGRTQETLPIFFEEARSGNIVIEGVIDSWVEDIAAGLKTLIHSFNPKQIVIGGGISAQGEYLISKIQKSTYARIMPSFSKQLTIDMAQKTNDANLLGAVYHSLKVVFP
- the sda gene encoding sporulation histidine kinase inhibitor Sda, which gives rise to MREISDQTLIEAYYEALKLNLDLDFILLLEKELAYRKLLNPKAETHPT
- a CDS encoding N-acetylneuraminate lyase — translated: MKGIITALMVSYDQDGNLNEKGLREIIRYNVDVCKVDGLYVNGSTGENFMISTEEKKEIFRITKDEVKGQVPLIAQVGSVNLREAIDLAKYATDLGYDALSAVTPFYYKFNFNEIKHYYNSIINAVDNKMIIYSIPFLTGVNMSLDQFAELFENEKIIGVKFTAGDFYLLERMRKKFPEKLIYGGFDEMLLPATVLGIDGAIGSTFNVNGQRARQIFELGKQGKIEEAREIQHVTNDLISEILDNGLYQTIKEMLKEKGVDAGFCREPMEKLSEERIAKARSIAKNHL
- the nagB gene encoding glucosamine-6-phosphate deaminase, with the translated sequence MKIIEVENYQEMSKQAAQYIIEKIKKQPKLKLGLATGGTPVGLYQKLIEDHRENGTDYYDVTTFNLDEYIGLQGTDPNSYRYFMNDQLFDHINIQKENTFIPSGVKEDSEQEAKDYEATIKSYGGIDLQILGIGQNGHIGFNEPGTSFESATHIVQLATSTREANARYFARMEDVPTKAITMGIGTIMKSKEILLLISGDSKTEAFNRLVNGEIDPHFPASILRKHPGVTVIADQAARLGVKVHG
- a CDS encoding ABC transporter permease produces the protein MKQFKQMFLVQLKMTFREKQAWFWGIFFPVILMVIFMSIFSGSSDNEFSANVAIVDENPNATSAMLSDQISQIPVLETESDMAVSQEEAYQLVMDQEVDAAIVLPESEEDTSIQLVVNKENEQEVTTQALSGMLNQLVQEANLFAVGATATYELTFESISSSSNDLSYTDFLLTGMIALAIAQGGLFGMVDLVEMRRKGLIKRLRMTPANMSLFGLSDMTMRLLFGVIQIMLLSLIGVFVFGANLYINFTSLVVVFLLGALSFNAIGYLFSSFSQTTEAYMGIVNIINFVMMFLSGVFFPIDTMPEWIQPLSHILPLTYFVEGLRESMVYETSLFSSTLWSGIGIIVLWGVIAFLLGSWLYKRKSIVATR
- a CDS encoding ABC transporter ATP-binding protein translates to MTVLEVKNLKKSFGTIHAVQDINFSVKAGEVFTIIGPNGAGKTTTLEMIEGLVPPDDGEISFGELNWNHHATMIKKKIGVQPQSSAMFDLLSPQENLNLFATFYDKARPTEEILTLINLTDHRNNQVKKLSGGQRQRLAIGLAMISDPEIIFLDEPTTGLDPQARRNIWDIILQLKELGKTTILTTHYMEEAEKLSDRVCIVDQGKVVTLDTPSSLIDQLTKEREIHLSFVDGPLAAEEANHYSSRLHSVSRTELEHTSLKLWTTNPEDTLYNLFGFTKEKNYSVEQVSIREMSLEDVFITFTGKEWRD
- a CDS encoding gamma-glutamyl-gamma-aminobutyrate hydrolase family protein yields the protein MKKPIIGLTSSIVSHHNIPSVNLHTKFISSVKRAGGIPLIIPIGTEEMSEEYASICDGLILTNGEDVDPYSFNEEPDPQIKQTNENRDKLEIALVQQAQKKKKPLLGVCRGNTMLNVALGGTLIQDIPTQNSKAINHHQKADRPQPTHSIQIKEESWLYELFYTSTMRVNSFHHQAIDQLGKNLKVVAAAPDGTVEAIEGISKCPIMWGVQWHPEEMASEAPTMQRIFDAFIAKCVHND